A genomic segment from Lutibacter sp. A80 encodes:
- a CDS encoding bifunctional oligoribonuclease/PAP phosphatase NrnA — protein sequence MNEREYKEVKELLSSKKNIVLVPHRNPDGDAIGASLAMYHYLQNTGHNVTVIAPNDYPSFLKWMPKSKDVLKFDMQNRQSKRAIDEASIVFLLDFNALHRVGSDMENTLKDFEGTFIMIDHHQQPDAIAKYLFSDTSICSTCQMVYHFLENIDAVDSIDTSIATSLYTGIMTDTGSFRFASTTSTTHRIIADLIDKGANNALIHNNVYDTNSYSRLQLLGCALSNLKVEETLKTAYITLTQQELDEFNYQKGDTEGVVNYALSLNGVIFAVIFIEDVEQKIVKISFRSKGSFSVNKFAREHFNGGGHDNAAGGRSEISLNETVSKFLDILPNYKTELLNSYEA from the coding sequence ATGAATGAAAGAGAATATAAGGAAGTAAAAGAGTTACTTTCAAGTAAAAAAAATATTGTATTAGTTCCACATAGAAATCCTGATGGCGATGCTATTGGTGCTAGTTTAGCAATGTATCATTACTTACAAAATACCGGTCATAATGTTACTGTTATTGCTCCAAACGATTATCCATCTTTTTTAAAATGGATGCCAAAATCTAAAGATGTTTTAAAATTTGATATGCAAAATAGGCAATCTAAAAGAGCGATTGATGAAGCTTCTATTGTGTTTTTATTAGATTTTAATGCATTGCATCGTGTTGGTTCAGATATGGAAAATACCTTGAAGGACTTTGAAGGTACATTTATTATGATTGACCATCATCAACAACCAGATGCTATTGCGAAGTATTTATTTTCCGATACATCAATTTGTTCTACTTGTCAAATGGTATATCATTTTTTAGAAAATATAGATGCAGTTGACAGCATAGATACATCTATTGCAACCAGTTTATATACAGGGATAATGACGGATACTGGATCGTTTAGATTTGCTTCAACAACTAGTACAACACATAGAATTATTGCTGATTTAATTGATAAAGGAGCTAATAATGCATTAATACATAATAATGTGTACGATACAAATTCTTATAGCAGATTGCAACTTTTAGGATGTGCTTTAAGTAATTTAAAGGTTGAAGAAACACTGAAAACCGCATATATTACGTTAACACAACAAGAATTAGACGAATTTAATTATCAAAAAGGAGATACAGAAGGTGTTGTAAATTATGCTTTATCTTTAAATGGGGTTATTTTTGCAGTAATTTTTATTGAAGATGTAGAACAAAAGATTGTTAAAATTTCGTTTAGATCCAAAGGTAGTTTTTCAGTTAATAAATTTGCAAGAGAACATTTTAATGGAGGTGGACATGACAATGCAGCAGGAGGTAGGTCCGAAATATCTTTAAACGAAACTGTTTCTAAATTTTTAGATATATTACCAAATTATAAAACCGAATTGTTAAATTCTTATGAAGCTTAG
- the gldI gene encoding gliding motility-associated peptidyl-prolyl isomerase GldI, translating to MKLSLFSIFLIFTMLSCTGPEARKPILRKSSSVMHKSVQFNKALITAQENAFEKLIKLDSLSTYILSNFGFKYKVNVKSKTGYFPKTGDEIFYTYDVYNMEYQPIYSSAEIGVQKYIVDKQEIIEGLREGLKLMNVGDNVTFLFPSHKVFGYLGDQKKIGINQPLIYKVQLIKINKKNESN from the coding sequence ATGAAGCTTAGTTTATTTAGTATTTTTCTAATTTTTACTATGCTTTCTTGTACAGGTCCAGAAGCAAGAAAACCTATATTAAGAAAGTCTTCTTCTGTAATGCATAAGTCTGTACAATTTAATAAAGCACTAATAACAGCTCAAGAAAATGCATTTGAAAAACTAATAAAATTAGATTCGTTAAGTACTTATATTTTAAGTAATTTTGGCTTCAAATATAAAGTTAATGTAAAATCAAAAACTGGTTATTTTCCAAAAACGGGTGATGAAATTTTTTATACATATGATGTGTATAATATGGAATATCAACCAATTTATAGTAGTGCCGAAATTGGTGTTCAAAAATATATAGTTGATAAACAAGAAATAATAGAAGGTCTTAGAGAAGGTCTAAAATTAATGAATGTTGGAGACAATGTAACTTTTTTGTTCCCATCTCATAAAGTTTTTGGATATTTGGGTGATCAAAAAAAAATAGGGATAAATCAACCCTTAATATATAAAGTTCAATTAATTAAAATAAATAAAAAAAATGAAAGTAATTAA
- a CDS encoding FKBP-type peptidyl-prolyl cis-trans isomerase — MKVIKFLFLGAIVISLASCNNQATTLKSLDSEIDSVSYALGLDMGMKIKMNFEDINQDAYVQGMKNGIDSTNMLLASKDINGIINSYFQKLQQEKMKEQQEAAAKQAELDFADSKAAGEKFLEENKTKDGVVTTDSGLQYIVMKEGSGEKPVANSKVKVHYHGTLTDGTVFDSSVDRGQPAEFLANQVIKGWTEGLQLMSVGSKYKFFIPQELGYGATPRAGGKIKPFDVLVFEVELLEIVK; from the coding sequence ATGAAAGTAATTAAATTCTTATTTCTAGGTGCAATTGTAATTTCACTAGCTTCTTGTAACAACCAAGCAACAACTTTAAAATCACTAGATTCTGAAATCGATTCTGTAAGTTATGCTCTAGGATTGGATATGGGAATGAAAATAAAAATGAATTTTGAAGATATAAATCAAGATGCTTATGTTCAAGGTATGAAAAATGGAATAGACTCTACAAATATGTTGTTAGCGTCAAAAGATATTAATGGTATTATTAATTCTTATTTCCAAAAATTACAACAAGAAAAAATGAAAGAACAACAAGAAGCAGCAGCTAAACAAGCTGAATTAGATTTTGCTGATTCAAAGGCTGCAGGTGAAAAGTTCTTAGAAGAAAATAAAACAAAAGATGGTGTGGTAACTACAGATAGTGGTTTACAATATATTGTAATGAAAGAAGGAAGTGGTGAAAAACCAGTTGCTAATTCTAAAGTAAAAGTACATTACCACGGAACTTTAACAGATGGTACTGTATTCGATAGTTCTGTTGATAGAGGACAACCTGCAGAATTTTTGGCAAATCAAGTAATAAAAGGATGGACTGAAGGTTTACAATTAATGTCTGTTGGTTCTAAATATAAATTCTTTATACCTCAAGAGTTAGGATATGGAGCAACACCACGTGCAGGTGGAAAAATTAAACCATTTGATGTTTTAGTTTTTGAAGTAGAGTTATTAGAAATTGTTAAATAA
- a CDS encoding peptidylprolyl isomerase gives MKVLQLVLISVVLTLSACKPTKYTDLDDGMYADLETNKGAILLKLEFEKTPITVANFVSLANGTNKQVVDSLKGVNFYNGLKFHRVLNNFMIQTGDPLATGSGGPGYKFIDEFPKDTNGDLLLKHDKAGILSMANWGPPNTNGSQFFITHKDTPWLDGIHTVFGNVVKGQAVVDSIVQNDTIVTLEIIKIGKAAKKFKAAKIFDEFYVKYQKELEETQAKIDAASASALKRFNKNKEKATELASGLKIFITETKNGEKPKNGAKVKVAYSGYFTDGKLFDTSYKEVAEAYGVYDEKKDSKNGYKPFSSIYGPQARLISGFKEGLQQLKIGDKAMLFIPAHLGYGAQGAGKVIPPNSDLVFEIELVSLDSSDN, from the coding sequence ATGAAAGTATTACAACTAGTTTTAATTAGTGTAGTTTTAACATTATCAGCTTGTAAGCCTACTAAATATACAGATTTAGATGATGGGATGTATGCTGATTTGGAAACTAATAAGGGAGCAATTTTATTAAAACTTGAATTTGAAAAAACACCAATAACGGTTGCAAATTTTGTTTCATTAGCTAATGGTACCAATAAACAAGTTGTAGATTCTTTAAAAGGAGTTAATTTTTACAATGGTTTAAAGTTTCATAGAGTACTTAATAATTTTATGATACAAACCGGAGATCCTTTAGCAACTGGATCAGGAGGACCTGGATATAAATTTATAGACGAATTTCCAAAAGATACAAATGGAGACCTATTATTAAAACATGATAAGGCCGGTATTTTATCTATGGCAAATTGGGGCCCTCCAAATACTAATGGAAGTCAATTTTTTATAACACATAAAGATACGCCTTGGTTAGATGGAATTCATACGGTATTTGGAAATGTTGTTAAAGGACAAGCAGTGGTAGATTCAATAGTTCAGAATGATACCATTGTAACTCTTGAAATTATAAAAATTGGTAAAGCAGCTAAAAAGTTTAAGGCAGCTAAGATTTTTGATGAATTTTATGTTAAATATCAAAAAGAATTAGAAGAAACTCAAGCTAAAATTGATGCAGCAAGTGCTAGTGCTTTAAAAAGGTTTAATAAAAACAAAGAAAAAGCAACAGAATTAGCCTCGGGACTTAAAATTTTTATAACTGAAACTAAAAACGGAGAAAAACCAAAAAATGGTGCTAAAGTTAAAGTAGCTTATTCAGGTTATTTTACCGATGGTAAATTATTTGATACTAGCTATAAAGAAGTTGCAGAAGCATATGGAGTTTATGACGAGAAAAAAGATTCAAAAAACGGATATAAACCATTTTCAAGTATCTATGGACCTCAAGCTCGTTTAATTTCTGGTTTTAAGGAAGGTTTACAACAACTAAAAATAGGAGACAAAGCAATGCTTTTTATACCTGCTCATTTAGGATATGGAGCACAAGGTGCTGGTAAAGTAATTCCGCCAAACTCAGATTTAGTTTTTGAAATTGAATTAGTCTCTTTAGACAGTTCTGATAATTAA
- a CDS encoding phosphatase PAP2 family protein, with protein sequence MIESIIDKDIELLIFLNNLGTTQWDGFWLIVTNKFSAIPLYILLLYLAFKNYGLKKTVVIVLFIALLIAASDQTSNLFKYGFKRLRPCHDESIADLIRLVKSRCGGMYSYFSAHASNSMAIAVFFSLLLKDKVKFLSYFLIIWALFVAYSRIYIGVHFPLDVFTGALIGVIYAIVCYKLFKFFTRKILT encoded by the coding sequence ATGATAGAATCAATTATTGATAAAGATATTGAATTACTAATTTTCCTAAATAATTTAGGAACAACTCAATGGGATGGCTTTTGGCTTATTGTAACAAATAAGTTTAGTGCCATCCCATTATATATCTTATTACTTTATTTAGCTTTTAAAAATTACGGTTTAAAAAAAACAGTTGTTATAGTGCTTTTTATAGCATTATTAATTGCTGCTTCAGATCAAACTAGTAATTTATTTAAGTATGGTTTTAAACGATTGAGACCTTGCCATGATGAGTCTATAGCAGACTTAATAAGATTGGTTAAATCTAGGTGTGGAGGAATGTACTCTTATTTTTCGGCACATGCATCAAATTCAATGGCAATCGCTGTTTTTTTTAGTTTACTATTGAAAGATAAAGTAAAATTCCTTTCTTATTTTTTAATAATATGGGCATTATTTGTAGCTTATAGTAGAATCTATATTGGAGTACATTTTCCATTAGATGTGTTTACTGGAGCTTTAATAGGTGTTATTTATGCAATTGTGTGTTATAAATTATTTAAATTTTTTACACGAAAAATCCTTACTTAG
- a CDS encoding glycosyltransferase family 39 protein has translation MIKTLEKYPIITLSILIVLMLLVHLDVPNVTIMEARNFITAREIIQDNNWLLTTMNGEARYQKPPLPTWITAISALTFGAQSLFALRLPAALMVLFLGVFAYYFSLKLELSKKHSLNNSLILITSFYVFGIINEAPWDIFAHGFMFAGLYYLFLFFEAKQTHWKKIILAALFIGLSIMSKGPVSLFAVFLPFLISYGIVFKFKNFKQKLVPFIVSIILFLIIGSWWYIYVRIADTQAFLEIATKETGNWSSYNVKPFYYYWSFFTQSGLWTIPAFIGLLYPYLIKRITYKKVYKFTFWWTLIAVILLSLIPEKKARYLMPVLIPLALNTGCYIQYLIQNFSKSTSKKETIPVYFNFGLIAIIAIILPIGLYIILKNDLSNYIINYILTAIASLTIGSLLLINLIRKNIKNVFYLTVLFMVAIFLFGLPISKILNKNDNFNAINTLHSIEHQEQINTYSIGEITPELLWNYNGILKDIYKNEHLEIPSESKFGILIMNDDVEKITTQLSKNYNLKLTETYNLNVGSKNKKRLIRQFYLVSKK, from the coding sequence ATGATAAAAACTTTAGAAAAATATCCGATTATAACACTATCAATTCTAATTGTACTTATGTTATTAGTCCATTTAGACGTACCAAATGTTACTATTATGGAAGCTCGTAATTTTATTACGGCTCGAGAAATTATACAAGATAACAATTGGCTATTAACCACTATGAATGGCGAAGCAAGGTATCAAAAACCTCCATTACCAACTTGGATTACAGCCATTTCTGCTTTAACTTTTGGAGCACAGAGCCTGTTTGCACTACGATTACCAGCAGCTTTAATGGTGTTGTTTTTGGGTGTTTTCGCTTACTATTTTTCTTTAAAATTAGAACTTTCAAAAAAACATAGCTTAAATAATAGTTTAATTTTAATTACATCTTTTTATGTATTTGGAATAATTAATGAAGCACCTTGGGATATTTTTGCTCACGGATTTATGTTTGCTGGTTTGTATTATTTATTTCTTTTTTTTGAAGCTAAACAAACCCATTGGAAAAAAATTATTTTAGCAGCATTATTTATTGGACTTTCAATTATGAGTAAAGGTCCCGTTTCTTTATTTGCAGTATTTTTACCTTTCTTAATTTCATATGGTATTGTTTTTAAATTTAAAAACTTTAAACAAAAATTAGTACCATTTATAGTATCTATAATCTTATTTTTAATTATTGGAAGTTGGTGGTATATCTACGTTAGAATTGCTGATACACAAGCATTTTTAGAAATTGCTACTAAAGAAACTGGAAATTGGAGTAGTTATAATGTAAAACCTTTTTATTATTATTGGAGCTTTTTTACACAATCTGGTTTATGGACAATCCCTGCTTTTATAGGCTTACTCTACCCTTACTTAATAAAGCGTATTACTTATAAAAAAGTATATAAATTTACTTTTTGGTGGACTTTAATAGCTGTAATACTACTATCATTAATACCAGAAAAAAAAGCACGTTATTTAATGCCTGTATTAATACCTTTAGCTTTAAATACAGGTTGTTATATTCAATATTTAATACAGAACTTTTCTAAATCAACATCAAAAAAAGAAACAATTCCTGTTTATTTTAATTTTGGTCTTATTGCAATTATTGCAATAATTTTACCAATTGGTTTATATATAATTTTAAAAAATGACTTAAGTAATTACATTATAAACTATATTTTAACTGCTATAGCAAGTCTAACAATTGGCAGTTTATTATTAATAAATTTAATTCGTAAAAATATTAAGAATGTATTTTATTTAACTGTGTTATTTATGGTTGCTATTTTTCTTTTTGGCTTACCTATTTCAAAAATTTTAAATAAAAATGATAACTTTAATGCTATAAACACCCTACATTCAATTGAACATCAAGAACAAATTAACACCTATTCAATTGGTGAAATTACACCCGAATTACTTTGGAATTATAACGGAATTTTAAAAGATATTTATAAAAACGAACATTTAGAAATTCCTTCTGAAAGTAAATTTGGTATTTTAATAATGAATGATGATGTTGAAAAAATAACCACACAACTCTCTAAAAATTACAATTTAAAGCTAACCGAAACTTACAATCTAAATGTTGGTTCAAAAAATAAAAAACGTTTGATTAGACAATTTTATTTAGTATCAAAAAAATAG
- a CDS encoding glycosyltransferase family 39 protein — protein MIFFSKKINPYNFWVVLLILIRSFLNYAIPLMDKTEARYAEIARIMAETNNWTTLQIDYGVPFWAKPPLSTWLSAISFNIFGVNEFAARFPYLLLNIFVILLIGKYAKRNGLNFFIPALILLTIPEFILHTGVVSTDTALAFCVTLVMVSFWESIHNKKQFLWKYLFFIGLGLGLLAKGPIIIILTAPPIFIWMLIFKKFKTVWGSFPWILGTLITSIIAIPWYYLAEQKTPGFIDYFIVGEHFKRFLSSDWKGDKYGFPKSQPIGMIWVFLFLFAIPWIQVLTVKLWKNKTQLFKDKWLTFLLLWLLWTPLFFTISKSLIHPYIMPIMVPIALLTTHYWNEIKYKKQIITIALAIPILALLIFSIATLINNKNYYINSDKFLIENNSNKTLPIYHWENKSYSSQFYSKGSVKTIKDNIELSKKINSKEPFLIIIPHKKIKNIDSKNLKLLKETMSNYKKSSYIFN, from the coding sequence ATGATTTTTTTTTCTAAAAAAATAAATCCTTATAATTTTTGGGTTGTTTTACTAATTTTAATTAGAAGCTTTTTAAATTATGCCATTCCTTTAATGGATAAAACTGAAGCTCGCTATGCGGAAATTGCAAGGATAATGGCCGAAACAAATAATTGGACAACCTTACAAATAGACTACGGCGTTCCATTTTGGGCAAAACCTCCATTATCAACCTGGTTATCTGCCATAAGTTTTAATATTTTTGGTGTAAATGAATTCGCTGCTAGATTTCCATATTTACTTTTAAACATTTTCGTAATCCTTTTAATTGGAAAGTATGCAAAACGTAACGGTTTAAATTTTTTTATTCCTGCATTAATTTTACTCACCATTCCCGAATTTATTTTACACACTGGAGTAGTTTCAACAGATACAGCTTTAGCTTTTTGTGTTACTTTAGTAATGGTTTCTTTTTGGGAAAGTATCCATAATAAAAAACAGTTTTTATGGAAATACCTATTTTTTATTGGATTAGGTTTAGGACTTTTAGCAAAAGGACCAATAATTATTATTTTAACAGCTCCTCCTATCTTTATTTGGATGTTAATTTTTAAAAAATTCAAAACAGTTTGGGGTTCATTTCCTTGGATTTTAGGAACATTAATAACAAGTATTATCGCAATTCCTTGGTATTATTTGGCAGAACAAAAAACACCTGGTTTTATTGACTATTTTATTGTTGGAGAACATTTTAAACGCTTTTTAAGTTCTGATTGGAAAGGTGATAAATATGGTTTCCCAAAATCTCAACCTATAGGAATGATTTGGGTATTTTTATTTCTTTTTGCAATTCCTTGGATACAAGTTTTAACTGTTAAACTATGGAAAAATAAAACGCAACTTTTTAAAGATAAATGGTTAACTTTTTTACTTTTATGGCTTTTATGGACTCCTTTATTCTTTACAATTTCTAAAAGTTTAATCCACCCGTACATTATGCCAATTATGGTTCCAATTGCATTATTAACAACACATTATTGGAATGAAATTAAGTACAAAAAACAAATTATTACTATTGCTTTAGCAATACCAATACTTGCGTTACTTATTTTTAGTATAGCAACTTTAATCAACAATAAAAACTATTATATCAATTCTGATAAATTTCTTATTGAAAATAATAGCAACAAAACTCTGCCCATTTATCATTGGGAAAATAAAAGTTATTCAAGTCAGTTTTATTCAAAAGGGAGTGTAAAAACAATTAAAGATAATATTGAATTATCAAAAAAAATAAACTCAAAAGAACCTTTTTTGATAATTATACCACATAAAAAAATTAAAAACATTGATTCTAAAAATTTAAAACTCTTAAAAGAAACAATGTCTAATTATAAAAAAAGTAGTTATATTTTCAATTAA
- a CDS encoding glycosyltransferase: MPKSFQLCIVIPCYNEEKRLNTTRYTSFLNKYNNIIICFVNDGSNDDTLKILTKIKTNFPEKVDLISMDKNSGKAETVRTGILHCNKTFPSEKIAYLDADLATTLEECLEISKLVKDKIVFAFGSRIAKIDTIINRKKIRHIIGRIIAIFISQQLKLTIYDTQCGCKIFNSELSKKLFSEKFISKWLFDVELFNRMILIYNREKMSEICKEVPLKTWIDYDESKVKLSYFFKLWVDLFKIQKTYKTRKIGLD, from the coding sequence ATGCCAAAATCATTTCAATTATGCATTGTAATTCCTTGTTATAATGAAGAAAAAAGGCTAAACACAACTCGTTATACTTCGTTTTTAAATAAATACAATAATATTATAATCTGCTTTGTTAATGATGGTTCTAATGATGATACCTTAAAAATTCTCACTAAAATAAAAACAAACTTTCCTGAAAAAGTAGATCTAATTTCAATGGATAAAAATTCTGGAAAAGCAGAAACAGTAAGAACTGGTATTTTACATTGCAATAAAACTTTTCCTTCTGAAAAAATTGCATATTTAGATGCTGATTTAGCAACCACACTTGAAGAATGTTTAGAAATTAGCAAACTTGTAAAAGATAAAATTGTATTTGCTTTTGGTTCTAGAATTGCAAAAATTGATACAATTATAAATCGCAAAAAAATTCGACATATTATTGGTAGAATTATCGCTATTTTTATCTCACAACAATTAAAATTAACAATTTACGATACACAATGCGGATGCAAAATATTTAACTCCGAACTTTCGAAAAAACTTTTTTCTGAAAAATTTATATCAAAATGGTTATTTGATGTAGAACTTTTTAATAGAATGATTTTAATTTATAACCGAGAAAAAATGAGCGAAATATGTAAAGAAGTCCCTTTAAAAACTTGGATAGATTATGATGAGTCTAAAGTTAAATTAAGTTATTTTTTTAAACTTTGGGTCGATTTATTTAAAATTCAAAAAACATATAAAACACGAAAAATAGGTTTAGATTAA
- a CDS encoding lipid-A-disaccharide synthase N-terminal domain-containing protein, which yields MNDWIIYTVGFFAQLLFSGRLILQWILSEKSKKVLTPSLFWKLSLIASFLLFVYGYLRDDFAIMLGQALTYFIYIRNLQLQGEWQKAPKPVRWFLLIFPILLIIYSYNNNTYDIDKLFRNDAIPLWLLLLGSIAQVIFTLRFIYQWLYSEKNKKSSLPFGFWLLSLIGSSLILTYAILRKDPVLLIGHLMGSIIYFRNILILRKQIK from the coding sequence ATGAACGACTGGATTATCTATACCGTTGGATTTTTTGCCCAGTTATTATTTTCAGGAAGATTAATTTTACAATGGATTTTATCTGAAAAAAGCAAAAAGGTATTAACACCTTCCCTTTTTTGGAAATTAAGTTTAATTGCCTCTTTTTTATTGTTTGTCTATGGTTATTTAAGAGATGATTTTGCCATTATGCTTGGACAAGCTCTTACCTACTTTATATATATTAGAAATTTACAATTACAAGGTGAGTGGCAAAAAGCCCCAAAACCAGTACGGTGGTTTTTATTAATTTTCCCGATTTTATTAATAATATACTCATACAATAATAACACATACGATATTGATAAATTGTTTAGAAACGATGCCATTCCTCTCTGGTTATTACTTTTAGGAAGCATTGCTCAAGTTATTTTTACATTGCGATTTATATACCAATGGTTGTATTCTGAAAAAAATAAAAAATCATCTTTACCATTCGGATTTTGGTTATTGAGTTTAATAGGTTCTAGTCTAATTTTAACCTATGCCATTTTAAGAAAAGATCCAGTTTTATTAATTGGACATTTAATGGGTTCTATAATTTATTTTAGGAATATTTTAATTTTAAGAAAACAGATTAAGTAG
- a CDS encoding glycosyltransferase: MSYQFTIIVPVYNEEDNLKRVEQELSNYIKIATKKTKVLFVNDGSKDNSQQLIEEICTNNSDFEFINFEKNCGLSAAITAGFKNVDTELVGYIDSDLQTAPEDFNLLLKEIENYDLVTGVRANRKDTFVKNMSSTIANGIRRSFTHDGMDDTGCPLKVIKTEFAKNIPMFKGLHRFLPAMILLQNGTIKQIPVQHFPRIAGEAKYGLWNRLLGPLMDCFAYLWMKKKYINYSIVKKG, translated from the coding sequence ATGAGTTACCAATTTACCATTATTGTTCCTGTTTATAATGAAGAAGATAATTTAAAACGTGTAGAACAAGAACTTTCTAATTATATTAAAATTGCAACAAAAAAAACAAAAGTACTCTTTGTAAACGACGGAAGTAAAGACAACAGTCAACAATTAATTGAAGAAATTTGTACAAACAACTCCGATTTTGAATTTATTAATTTTGAAAAAAATTGTGGATTAAGTGCTGCAATTACTGCTGGATTTAAAAATGTTGATACCGAATTGGTTGGTTATATAGACTCTGACTTACAAACGGCTCCAGAAGATTTTAATCTTTTATTAAAAGAAATAGAAAACTACGATTTAGTAACTGGTGTAAGGGCGAACCGAAAAGATACATTTGTAAAAAACATGTCTTCTACAATTGCAAACGGCATAAGACGTTCTTTTACACACGATGGAATGGATGATACAGGTTGTCCGTTAAAAGTAATTAAAACCGAATTTGCTAAAAACATTCCTATGTTTAAAGGCTTACATCGCTTTTTACCAGCAATGATATTATTACAAAATGGTACCATAAAACAAATTCCAGTACAACATTTTCCGCGTATTGCTGGCGAAGCAAAATACGGTTTATGGAATAGGTTATTAGGTCCGTTAATGGATTGCTTTGCTTACCTATGGATGAAGAAAAAGTACATTAATTACAGCATTGTTAAAAAAGGATAA
- the cysS gene encoding cysteine--tRNA ligase, with translation MELYKSNQLKIYNSLTKTKEVFKPVIDGKVGMYVCGPTVYSNVHLGNVRTFMSFDMIFRYLKHLGYKVRYVRNITDAGHLENDADAGEDRIAKKARLEQIEPMEVVQRYTVDFHNTLQTINNLPPSIEPTATGHIVEQIEIIKDILDKGMAYEVNGSVYFDVLKYNETENYGILSGRNIEDSIHNTRTLDGQSEKKNPQDFALWKKADERHIMRWPSPWSDGFPGWHLECSAMSTKYLGETFDIHGGGMDLKFPHHECEIAQSKTNNGVNPVNYWMHANMLILNGQKMAKSTGNFILPNEIFSGNNKILSKAFSPSATRFFMLQANYRSILDFTNAGLEASEKGYIKLMEAVSSLEKLEAAKTSSLDFKAWKQKCYDAMNDDFNTPMLIANLFDAVKYINLLIEKKATISTEDLQDFTTTINAFVFDVLGLKNELQEDSSDKLSGVVTMLIEMRKKARADKDWALSDKIRDQLADLGIQLKDGKEGTTFSVN, from the coding sequence ATGGAATTATACAAATCAAATCAGCTAAAAATATACAATTCTTTAACTAAAACTAAAGAGGTTTTTAAACCCGTAATAGACGGTAAAGTTGGAATGTATGTTTGCGGTCCTACAGTTTATAGTAATGTACATTTAGGAAATGTAAGAACATTTATGTCTTTTGATATGATTTTCCGTTATTTAAAACATTTAGGCTATAAAGTACGTTATGTGCGTAATATTACCGATGCTGGTCATTTAGAAAACGATGCAGATGCAGGTGAAGATCGTATTGCTAAAAAGGCACGTTTAGAGCAAATAGAACCTATGGAAGTGGTGCAACGTTATACCGTTGATTTTCATAATACTTTGCAAACTATAAATAATTTACCGCCAAGTATTGAGCCTACAGCTACAGGACATATAGTTGAGCAAATTGAAATAATTAAAGATATTTTAGACAAAGGAATGGCATATGAAGTGAACGGTTCTGTGTATTTTGATGTGTTAAAATATAATGAGACTGAAAACTATGGTATTCTTTCTGGTAGAAATATCGAAGATTCTATTCATAATACAAGAACCTTAGATGGACAATCAGAAAAGAAAAATCCACAAGATTTTGCACTTTGGAAAAAAGCAGATGAGCGTCATATAATGCGTTGGCCTTCACCTTGGAGTGATGGTTTTCCTGGTTGGCATTTAGAATGTTCAGCTATGAGTACAAAGTATTTAGGTGAAACTTTTGATATACACGGTGGAGGAATGGATTTAAAATTTCCACACCACGAATGTGAAATTGCACAATCAAAAACTAATAATGGTGTAAATCCTGTTAATTATTGGATGCACGCAAATATGTTGATTTTAAACGGTCAGAAAATGGCAAAATCAACAGGGAATTTTATTTTACCTAATGAAATATTCTCAGGAAATAATAAAATTTTAAGTAAAGCATTTTCACCAAGTGCAACACGTTTTTTTATGTTGCAAGCTAATTATAGAAGCATTTTAGATTTTACAAATGCAGGTTTAGAAGCTTCAGAAAAAGGGTATATTAAATTAATGGAGGCTGTAAGTAGCTTAGAGAAATTAGAAGCTGCTAAAACTTCATCGTTAGATTTTAAAGCATGGAAACAAAAATGTTACGATGCTATGAACGATGATTTTAACACTCCAATGTTAATAGCTAATTTATTTGATGCAGTAAAATACATCAACCTTTTAATTGAAAAGAAAGCAACAATTTCTACAGAAGATTTACAAGATTTTACAACAACAATTAACGCTTTTGTATTTGATGTTTTAGGGTTGAAAAATGAGTTGCAAGAAGATAGCTCAGATAAATTGTCGGGTGTTGTAACTATGCTAATTGAAATGAGAAAAAAAGCAAGAGCTGATAAAGATTGGGCATTGTCTGATAAAATTAGAGATCAGTTAGCAGATTTAGGAATTCAATTAAAAGATGGGAAAGAAGGAACTACTTTTTCAGTAAATTAA